The nucleotide window CGCGACGGATGCCGGCAGCTCGTCCAGCAACTGCGATGGCGGTGACAGCGGTTCGAACTGGCGGACGTGTCGATCGGTTGCCGGCTCGGCGATGGTGGCCGTCATGGTGGTCCTCTCCGGCGGACCGTCTTCCGAGCCCGCCTGACATGGCAAAGGACCAGGAGAATCCTGGTCCCGTTGGCTCTGGAAGGGTGTGAGGTCGTGTGCTACCGCGACGCCGGCCCCTCCAGAGCCAACGCGAAGTAGAAATACCAACGACGAGTCACGCGCCGAAGCTTAGCCCAATCCCCGCCGCCCGCAACCGATCTACGCCGCACGTCCCATTCCCGCGCACCTACGAAACCGCTGATCCAGTTCCCGCGCACCGTCGGTGCTCGCGCGCAGGTAAGTACTTGCGCGGGAGTAACAACGGTGCGCGGGAAGGCAACGATGGGCCGGAGGGTACGCCCGGCCGTGCTGGTCGCAGGGTCAGTTTGGGCGCTCCCAGAGGCCGGTGCCACCGCGCTGCCAGGGGTGCGGCCCGGATTCGGGGCGGTAGTTGACACCGAGCAGGTCCAGCCGCTTGAGGTGTCCCTGCAGCCGGGTCGAGAAGTCGGTCCAGTCACGGTTCTCCGGCTCGGACCAGGCGGCCTCGCTGTGGGCGCAAGCCCGCGGGAAGGCCATGTACTGGACTCGGCGCATGGTCGGCATGTACTCGGTCCACAGCTGGCACTGGGTGCCCAGAACTTGATCATGGAGCTCGGCCGGGATGCCGTCGGTCGGGTCCAGGCTGTAGGCCCGCTCGGTGGTGATCAAGTTGCCGATGCTGTACGGCTCGTCCCGGCCGCTGTCGGGGTAGTAGTCGAAGTAGGTCTTGCTGACCGGCGACATCACCACCGGCAGTCCGCCCTTGGCCGCGGCAACGCCGTACTTCTCGTCCCGCCAGGCCATCGTGACCGCGCCGTCGAGGATGCCCTCGTCGTTGATCTCGTCCCAGCCGACCAGTTGCCGGCCGCGTTCGGCCAGCCAGTCCCGGAGCTGCTCGGTGAACCAGCGTTGCAGATGATCAACATCGGGCAGTCCGCGGTCGGCGGCGAGCTGCCGGGCCGCCTCACTCTGCTGCCATTCGACGCGAGGGCACTCGTCGCCGCCGACGTGGATGTACTTGCTGGGAAAGATGTCGAGCACTTCTTCCCAGATGTCGAAGGCGAACTGCAGTGCCGCATCCGACATGTTCAGCACCTCGGGGAAGACGCCCCAGGTGGTGGCCGGTTCGTAGTCGGAGTCCGGGTTGTTGCCGAACTGCGGGAACGCCGCGAGCACCGACAGTACGTGCCCGGGGAATTCGATCTCCGGCACCACGGTGATGCCGCGCTGTCCGGCGTAGCGGACCAGCGCGCGAAGTTGATCTTGAGTGTAGAAGCCGCCGTGCGGGGTGCCGTCGCCCTTCTCCCACAGGGGATTCTGGCTCTCCCTGCGCCAGCAGGAGGTCTCGGTCAGCTGCGGATACTTCTTCGACTCGAACCGCCAGCCCTGGTCCTCGGTCAGGTGCAGGTGGAACGTGTTGTACTTGTGCATCGCCAGCAGGTCGACGAAGTTGATCAAGTCCTGGTACGGGGTGAAGTGCCGGCCGGTGTCCAGCATCACGCCCCGCCAGGCGAACCGGGGTGCGTCGGTGATCTCCACCGCGCCGATGATCAACTGGGTACCGGTCGGTGCGGGTGCGTAGGCGTCGACCGGCAGCAGTTGCCGCAACGTCTGGGTGGCCCAGTTGACGCCGCGCTCGTCGGCAGCGGTGATCTGGATGCCGTCCGCGGTCACCGACAGCTTGTACGCCTCTGCGGACAGCGTCTCGTCCTTGATCAACTTCAATGCACCGTCATCGGCAACCGGCAGCTCCAGCCCCGTACCGGAGCCGATCAGCCGTCGTACGATCGGCGCCCATTCGGCCGGACCGCTGATCGCCAGGTCGTCGGTCAGGATGAAGGTCCCGTCAGCGGTGGCGACGGATGACGGTTGGGGGAGCAGGGCGAGTTGCTGTGCTTCGGACATGGGACAGACCTCTTCGACTGGGCGGTGGAGCGGGCCCAGCCTAATGGGATCGACTGGCGGTCTGTGCGCGACTCCGTCAGATTTCGAGCAAAACTGCGCAACGCCTCAGCCGAGCTACTGCGCGGCGAGCGCCTCGATCCCCACCATCATCGCCGGATCGGACAGCGCGGCGACCTCGGCCATCAGACTGGCCGGCCGACAGTCGGCGTCGGCCAGGATCTCGGTGATCACGTCGTAGTTCGCGGTCACGGCGGCGATGTCGGTGGTCACGATCCGCAGCTGCATCACGTCGCCGAGGCTGAATCCGGCCTGCGACGGCCGGTCCCTCAGAGCATCTGAATGTCGGCGCCGTGGCCTCTGGATCGTCTCCGGCGCTCGTCCCGGGTGATCAACGGGCAGCCGAGCGATTCGGCCAGCGCGACGTATGCCGCGTCGTCGGCGCTGAGATTGTGTCGGAGTGTGAAGGCGCGCAACCGGAGTCCCGAATTTGGCCGTCCAGCGTTCGATCGCCAGATCATCGAAGTCGGTCAGCGCGTCCTCGGCACGGGCTGCGCTCAGTGCGCCGCCGAGGGCCAGCCCACGAACGGCAGATACGACCTCGTAATCGATCAGCATCGGCGCGTGCAGTTCCTCCATGCTGAGCCGGCGATTGAGATCATTGCAGCGTTACTGCCGCCTCCGGGGTGAAGTTCAGGAAGGTGATCGACTCCTGTAAGTACAGCTCGATGGTGTCGTGATCATGGGCGTGGTAGCCGATCGAGGTGTCCTGGCCCAGCCGCAGCGAGAAGTCGCCGCCGCGGGTACTGAGCAGCACCGCACCGGTGATCGCCGGCGCCCAGATGATCTTGCCCTCGCTGCCCAGCACGCGTTGCACCTGATCGATGATCGGTACGCCGTGGTCGGACGATTCCGAGACCAGGGTGTAGAGGTCGGCCGAGAGCAGCAACGCCCACGGGCCGTCGACGCCGGCCAGCCGCAGCTTGCTCACCGCCCGGGCGACGGTGTCGTTGATCACCATCACGTCGTCGCTCAACTGGACCGATGCCGTGTCCGGGGTACGCAGTCCGCTGATGCCGGCCGACGCCAGTCCGTCGGTGATCAGTCGATCCTCGGCGAAGGCCAGCTTCCGGGCAGCCTCCTTGGCCGGCTCCCAGTCGGCGTCCTGCGCACCACGGGCGACGTCGTCGACCTCCTCCCGGTCGACGGTGAACGGCACCTTCAATTCGATCATCGGCACCGACAATCGGCGGGCCGCGACGACCCCGGCGGACGGTTCCGGCAACGACTCGCGACGGCCGGTGCCGATCGCCGCCAGCTCCAGGCCGTCCGGGCCGTCGACGTCCACCACCCGGCGACCGGCCAGATGCCGTGAGAGCGTACGCCGGGTCTCGGTCTCCAGGTCCTCCCAGGCAGCCGAGGAGATGGGAGCGAGTTCGCGATGCAGATTGTTCATCAGACGCCTTTCAGAGATCCGATCCGCAGTGATGTGTCGTCGTCGTCAAGTGGTGCCGGGCCGGGCTCACCGACCAAGATCTTTTCCGCAGAGTCCAGGCCCGCTTGAGCTTCCTCGCGCTCACGGGAGTTGATCACGGCCGGCGGATCGGGGAGATCATCGAGGAAGTCCCGGGACGGGACGAAGAACAGGGCGCCGGTGAACGCGGTCGAGAAATCGAGAATCCGGTCTGTGGTGCCGGGCGGATCGCCGATGAACATGTTGATCAACATCCGCTCGATCACCGCCGGCGATGCGCTGTAGCCGATGAAGTAGGTGCCGAACTCACCCTCGGCGATCGACCCGAACGGCATGTTGTCCCGGACGATGTCAAGATCATTGCCGTCCTCGTCGGTGATGGATGTCAACGCCACATGAGAAGTCGGCGGCTTGACGTCGTCGGCCATCTCGATGTCGGACAGCTTGCTGCGGCCGATCACACGTTCCTGCTCCTCGACCGAGATCGCATCCCAGGCGGCCAGATCGTGCAGATACTTCTGCACGATCACGAAGCTGCCGCCGGCGAAGTCGGAGTCCTGATCGGTGATCAAGGTCGCCGTCTCGGCGTCGGTGCCGTCCGGATTCTCTGTGCCGTCGACGAATCCGAGCAGGTCACGTTGCTCGAAGTAGCGGAAGCCGTGCACCTCGTCGGTGATCGTGATCGCCGACCCGAGCGCGCCGGTGAACTGGGCGGCGAATTCGAAACACAGATCCATGCTGGCCGCGCGGACATGCATCAGCAGGTCGCCGCCGGTGGCCGGCGCGCGATGTCGATCACCCTCGATCGCGGCGAACGGGTGCAGCTCGGCCGGTCGGGGACCGGCGAAGAGCCGGTCGTAGGCGTCCGAGCCGATCCCGATCACCGGCGCGAGACGATCGCCGGGGCGGCGGAAGCCGACGGCTCGCGTCAGCCCACTGAAGTCGGCCAGCGCGTCCCGTACGGCGTCTTCCCCGCCGGGATTGATGTCGGCGGTGAGGAAGACGGCTGCGGAGGTCAGACCGGCCAGTACCGGCTGCGGGACGGGGGCTTCGGCCACGGACACTCTCCTCACGTCGGGTTGCTGCACATCCACCGATGCTCTGGAGCCAGACATTACCGGCCGACGTGTGGCAACCCCTTGCCGCCGCGAGAGCGGGCTGACTACGGTCTTGGAACATGACTTCACCGTTGACGTCCCAGACCGTCCTTTCGGCCGAACAGCTCGCCCAGTTCGATGAACAGGGCTACGTGATCATCAAGGGGGCGTTGAGCCGAACCGAAGCGGAGGCGTACCGGCAGTCGATCTTGTCGATGATGCCCAGCAACCTCGAGCTCCCGCCGCACTGGGGATCGTACGAGGGCCGAATCAAGCCGATGGCCGGTCCGGACGACCAGACCTTCGACACCCCCGAACTGCTGCCGCTGATGACCAACGAGAAGCTCTATCGGGCTGCCGGCGAGTTGCTGCAGTCGTCGGCCCTGCGGGTGATGGACGGTTCGGTGGGCATCACCATCCGCAACGACTCCCATCGTGA belongs to Microlunatus elymi and includes:
- a CDS encoding beta-N-acetylhexosaminidase, producing the protein MSEAQQLALLPQPSSVATADGTFILTDDLAISGPAEWAPIVRRLIGSGTGLELPVADDGALKLIKDETLSAEAYKLSVTADGIQITAADERGVNWATQTLRQLLPVDAYAPAPTGTQLIIGAVEITDAPRFAWRGVMLDTGRHFTPYQDLINFVDLLAMHKYNTFHLHLTEDQGWRFESKKYPQLTETSCWRRESQNPLWEKGDGTPHGGFYTQDQLRALVRYAGQRGITVVPEIEFPGHVLSVLAAFPQFGNNPDSDYEPATTWGVFPEVLNMSDAALQFAFDIWEEVLDIFPSKYIHVGGDECPRVEWQQSEAARQLAADRGLPDVDHLQRWFTEQLRDWLAERGRQLVGWDEINDEGILDGAVTMAWRDEKYGVAAAKGGLPVVMSPVSKTYFDYYPDSGRDEPYSIGNLITTERAYSLDPTDGIPAELHDQVLGTQCQLWTEYMPTMRRVQYMAFPRACAHSEAAWSEPENRDWTDFSTRLQGHLKRLDLLGVNYRPESGPHPWQRGGTGLWERPN
- a CDS encoding Rid family hydrolase gives rise to the protein MEELHAPMLIDYEVVSAVRGLALGGALSAARAEDALTDFDDLAIERWTAKFGTPVARLHTPTQSQRRRRGIRRAGRIARLPVDHPGRAPETIQRPRRRHSDALRDRPSQAGFSLGDVMQLRIVTTDIAAVTANYDVITEILADADCRPASLMAEVAALSDPAMMVGIEALAAQ
- a CDS encoding family 1 encapsulin nanocompartment shell protein, with translation MNNLHRELAPISSAAWEDLETETRRTLSRHLAGRRVVDVDGPDGLELAAIGTGRRESLPEPSAGVVAARRLSVPMIELKVPFTVDREEVDDVARGAQDADWEPAKEAARKLAFAEDRLITDGLASAGISGLRTPDTASVQLSDDVMVINDTVARAVSKLRLAGVDGPWALLLSADLYTLVSESSDHGVPIIDQVQRVLGSEGKIIWAPAITGAVLLSTRGGDFSLRLGQDTSIGYHAHDHDTIELYLQESITFLNFTPEAAVTLQ
- a CDS encoding Dyp-type peroxidase, encoding MAEAPVPQPVLAGLTSAAVFLTADINPGGEDAVRDALADFSGLTRAVGFRRPGDRLAPVIGIGSDAYDRLFAGPRPAELHPFAAIEGDRHRAPATGGDLLMHVRAASMDLCFEFAAQFTGALGSAITITDEVHGFRYFEQRDLLGFVDGTENPDGTDAETATLITDQDSDFAGGSFVIVQKYLHDLAAWDAISVEEQERVIGRSKLSDIEMADDVKPPTSHVALTSITDEDGNDLDIVRDNMPFGSIAEGEFGTYFIGYSASPAVIERMLINMFIGDPPGTTDRILDFSTAFTGALFFVPSRDFLDDLPDPPAVINSREREEAQAGLDSAEKILVGEPGPAPLDDDDTSLRIGSLKGV